From Salvia splendens isolate huo1 chromosome 3, SspV2, whole genome shotgun sequence, a single genomic window includes:
- the LOC121793828 gene encoding GATA transcription factor 15-like: protein MDLKQQISEEKKICTDCRTTRTPLWRGGPHGPKSLCNACGIKYNKRRRERLGLDTGNRKKKRSEDRSSKVGEILKMRFMRSSKLMSKLREEEQAAILLMALSCGSVSA, encoded by the exons ATGGATCTGAAG CAACAAATTTCGGAGGAGAAGAAAATCTGCACTGATTGTCGCACCACCAGAACTCCTCTCTGGCGAGGCGGTCCTCACGGACCTAAG TCGTTGTGCAATGCGTGCGGAATCAAGTACAACAAGAGGAGGAGAGAGAGGCTGGGATTGGATACCGGAAACCGGAAAAAGAAGAGGAGCGAAGATCGGAGCAGCAAAGTCGGAGAGATTTTGAAGATGCGATTCATGAGATCAAGTAAGCTGATGAGCAAACTAAGGGAGGAAGAGCAGGCTGCGATTCTGCTCATGGCTCTCTCTTGCGGATCGGTCTCTGCATAG
- the LOC121793822 gene encoding uncharacterized protein LOC121793822 codes for MSRKNSMRSRRAWDVLRLALLWARRGGAFRNRMAINMQLLQKGIRKLRHSHHHGTPPGALVYGERELSFDDTPVIHVKMHRPASLRFMIPCIKPQVDFDYDFDFDDDEIYGYGGAAEEEEEEEKVIGIGEECDEEVDLKAEEFIANFYKQMKLQRQISYLQYHEKRSTN; via the coding sequence ATGTCAAGAAAGAATTCAATGAGAAGCCGGAGGGCATGGGACGTGCTCCGGCTAGCTCTGCTGTGGGCCCGGAGGGGCGGCGCATTCAGAAACCGGATGGCGATAAACATGCAGCTGCTGCAGAAGGGGATCAGGAAGCTCCGACACTCTCACCACCACGGGACGCCGCCGGGTGCGCTCGTCTACGGCGAGCGTGAGCTGTCATTCGACGACACTCCGGTGATACACGTCAAGATGCACCGCCCTGCCTCGCTCCGATTCATGATCCCATGCATCAAGCCCCAAGTGGACTTCGACTACGATTTCGACTTTGACGATGACGAGATTTATGGCTACGGCGGCGctgccgaggaggaggaggaagaagaaaaggTGATTGGAATTGGCGAAGAATGTGACGAAGAAGTTGATTTGAAGGCGGAGGAATTTATAGCTAATTTTTATAAGCAGATGAAGCTTCAGAGGCAAATATCGTATTTGCAGTATCATGAAAAAAGATCTACAAATTGA